The Nostoc sp. 'Lobaria pulmonaria (5183) cyanobiont' genome window below encodes:
- a CDS encoding DUF1815 family protein has protein sequence MFLRLAHQHRQFVQDLVMNLQALAIVLERRGYPASCYTCGDQMNSASFMVSLGDNHLIRFLVSDYGITWTEMRDDRELMKLEGAEAISQLDELANLVKQSMQSDTGSKTLAKKC, from the coding sequence GTGTTTCTGAGACTAGCACATCAACATCGACAATTCGTCCAAGACTTGGTAATGAACCTGCAAGCCTTGGCGATTGTATTAGAGCGACGTGGGTATCCTGCATCCTGCTATACCTGTGGCGACCAAATGAATAGTGCATCGTTTATGGTTAGCTTAGGTGATAACCATCTGATTCGGTTTTTAGTGTCCGATTACGGCATTACTTGGACGGAAATGCGGGATGACCGCGAATTAATGAAACTAGAAGGTGCAGAGGCAATTAGCCAATTAGACGAACTGGCTAATCTTGTCAAGCAATCTATGCAAAGCGATACAGGCTCTAAAACTCTTGCCAAGAAGTGTTAA
- a CDS encoding DUF2839 domain-containing protein: protein MGEAKRRKTTLGETYGQETRILSWVPITKTQGEQFVTWTTRGAWIGIGLMVVGWATIRFIGPAFGWWQVVY, encoded by the coding sequence ATGGGTGAAGCAAAACGTCGTAAAACCACACTAGGGGAAACATACGGTCAAGAGACTCGGATCTTGTCTTGGGTTCCGATCACAAAAACTCAAGGCGAACAATTTGTCACTTGGACTACTCGTGGTGCTTGGATAGGCATTGGTCTTATGGTTGTAGGATGGGCAACAATCCGTTTTATCGGCCCAGCTTTCGGTTGGTGGCAAGTAGTTTATTAA
- a CDS encoding helicase C-terminal domain-containing protein — MIEAEVHLSLHNFLRSQAGFPSWPHHLTMARLVARALRLGRSALIQVGAVCGYQGRYRTSFIASALMWHGPVIIVAQEAVQQLLLRVEIPRLQQWLPANKSIRTGDAWPDAEFQGLLLTSPEAWLRGQLAGGSRFPQGIPTIIDGIDDLEDWVRHQLTQDIQPDDWDQLMLACPNQAEAIREARIQLTHELFQHPANPYQCYLISQPEIEILSRLYLALESVQALPEPWKQFWQQFQTLDENLFAPASPVLFWATIAHRQGLFSLHYAPMELGEILSPIWQRQPVVLIGSAIEPETEAPLFRQRLGLDDLTCLKFSSESQAEAIQLYVPYKLPLPNTPEFQAAFIHKVRTLVCLSATAPGLTVVLVGDVPLKSQVATILASEFGSRVQVEKTCLDENGILISGWEFWREHQRVLPAPHLLIIATLPLPSLENPLVAGRVALYKRSHQDWFRLYLLPAALNELQRAIAPVRESQGIVALLDSRVVNRSYGAQILAALSPLARINYLDPSLFSNTDEENSA, encoded by the coding sequence GTGATTGAGGCAGAAGTTCATTTGTCACTACATAACTTTTTGCGATCGCAAGCGGGGTTCCCTTCCTGGCCCCATCATTTGACGATGGCACGGTTGGTAGCACGCGCCTTGCGCCTGGGACGTAGCGCCCTAATTCAAGTCGGGGCAGTTTGTGGCTATCAAGGGCGGTATCGTACTAGTTTTATCGCATCAGCCCTGATGTGGCATGGGCCTGTAATTATTGTTGCTCAAGAAGCAGTTCAGCAACTTCTGCTGCGGGTGGAAATTCCCCGCCTACAGCAGTGGCTACCAGCCAATAAATCGATTAGAACAGGTGACGCTTGGCCTGATGCTGAGTTCCAAGGGCTACTGTTGACCTCCCCAGAAGCTTGGTTAAGAGGACAATTGGCTGGTGGCTCACGCTTTCCCCAAGGTATTCCTACAATTATTGATGGGATAGACGATCTTGAAGATTGGGTGCGTCATCAACTTACTCAAGATATTCAACCCGATGATTGGGATCAACTGATGCTGGCTTGTCCAAACCAAGCTGAGGCAATTCGCGAAGCACGGATACAACTAACACACGAACTTTTTCAGCATCCTGCTAATCCATATCAGTGCTATCTAATTTCCCAGCCAGAAATAGAAATTTTAAGTCGTCTGTATTTGGCTTTAGAGTCAGTACAAGCACTGCCAGAACCTTGGAAACAATTCTGGCAACAATTTCAAACCCTTGATGAAAATCTTTTTGCCCCTGCTTCCCCTGTTCTCTTCTGGGCGACTATTGCCCATCGACAAGGTTTATTTTCTTTGCACTACGCCCCAATGGAATTAGGGGAAATACTCTCGCCTATTTGGCAGCGACAACCAGTAGTTTTAATTGGTAGCGCTATCGAACCAGAAACTGAGGCTCCTCTTTTTCGCCAGCGCCTGGGTTTGGACGATTTAACTTGCCTGAAGTTCTCCTCGGAGAGTCAAGCAGAAGCAATTCAACTGTATGTACCCTATAAGTTACCCCTACCCAACACGCCAGAATTTCAAGCGGCATTTATTCACAAAGTCCGCACACTGGTTTGTCTAAGTGCGACAGCGCCAGGGTTAACAGTTGTCTTGGTGGGGGATGTACCACTCAAGTCTCAAGTGGCGACAATTCTGGCTTCAGAGTTTGGTTCGCGGGTGCAAGTAGAAAAAACTTGTTTAGATGAAAATGGTATTTTGATTAGCGGTTGGGAATTTTGGCGAGAACATCAACGAGTCTTGCCAGCACCCCATCTGTTAATCATTGCTACTTTGCCCCTACCATCTTTGGAAAATCCCTTGGTAGCTGGTAGGGTAGCTCTTTATAAGCGATCGCATCAAGATTGGTTCCGTTTATACTTGTTGCCAGCAGCTTTAAATGAATTACAACGGGCGATCGCTCCAGTACGAGAAAGTCAAGGGATTGTGGCTTTACTTGATAGTCGTGTCGTTAACCGCAGCTACGGCGCTCAAATTCTCGCAGCTTTAAGTCCTCTAGCACGCATTAACTATCTCGATCCCAGCCTGTTTTCCAATACCGATGAGGAAAATTCTGCTTAA
- a CDS encoding M48 family metallopeptidase, translating to MPTYTGISSEAFRHPLDRQAEQALRNLPGFDLIARKFVEFIYERPQLVYLMGNTIQVGPRQYSTIYQMFRECVRDLDIYPEPTLFVSQNPQANSYALGQENPYIVINTGILDLLDETEIRAVLAHELGHIKCGHTILIQMAMWAMSAASALGELTFGIGNIVTQGLIYAFFEWRRKAELSSDRAALLVMDDLNPVMSTMMKLSGGSNKYANECSLQEFIKQSENYQALDEDGLNQIYKFLIYNGAQGMMLSHPFPVERLHYLRSWAVSEEYQQIRRGNYQRSPACGSVNVSAESSANETEVLRRQIEELQREIDRIRRSE from the coding sequence ATGCCAACTTACACAGGAATTTCCAGCGAAGCCTTTAGGCATCCACTAGATCGTCAAGCCGAGCAAGCTTTACGAAATTTACCAGGATTTGATTTAATTGCTCGTAAATTTGTGGAATTTATCTACGAACGCCCTCAATTAGTCTATCTAATGGGTAACACTATCCAAGTCGGGCCGCGTCAATATTCCACTATTTACCAGATGTTTCGGGAATGCGTCCGAGATTTGGACATTTACCCAGAACCAACACTGTTTGTCTCGCAAAATCCCCAAGCAAATAGCTATGCGCTGGGGCAAGAGAATCCTTACATAGTCATAAATACAGGGATACTAGACCTACTAGACGAAACCGAGATTCGGGCGGTGCTAGCCCATGAATTGGGGCATATTAAATGTGGTCATACTATTTTAATTCAAATGGCGATGTGGGCGATGAGTGCTGCTTCTGCCTTGGGAGAATTGACCTTTGGCATCGGTAATATTGTCACACAAGGCTTGATTTACGCCTTTTTTGAGTGGCGGCGCAAAGCTGAGTTATCGTCAGATCGCGCTGCACTACTAGTGATGGATGATTTAAATCCAGTCATGTCAACGATGATGAAACTTTCTGGCGGTAGTAACAAATATGCCAATGAGTGTAGTTTACAAGAGTTTATCAAGCAGTCAGAAAATTATCAGGCATTGGATGAGGATGGACTGAATCAGATATATAAATTCTTGATCTACAATGGCGCTCAGGGTATGATGTTGAGTCATCCTTTCCCTGTTGAACGCTTACATTACTTACGGTCGTGGGCAGTATCTGAAGAATATCAGCAAATTCGCCGAGGAAATTATCAGCGATCGCCTGCTTGCGGATCGGTAAATGTTTCAGCAGAATCTTCCGCAAATGAAACAGAAGTTTTACGCCGTCAAATTGAAGAATTACAACGAGAAATCGACAGAATCAGAAGGTCTGAGTAG
- a CDS encoding CPBP family intramembrane glutamic endopeptidase, which yields MFFLFILITFFESSVKVLLAFIENAPALVIVMAFFVCWIVCWLPVATVSAILLNWQPSKPLQPEQKMPLLVSLYLLAPLILWGVVWLTNKSFSDYGFIANLSTLSSLALGFSLGVLSLAIVFSGQFGLGWCSFEKSNFKFLLPILLPIFLIALLVSGIEELVFRGFLFTELAQDYPVWVAAAISSLIFALLHLVWEQRETAPQLPGLWLMGMVLVLARFTSSGNLGLAWGLHAGWVWAIATIDTAELITYTGKVSDWFTGKNKKPLAGLAGIICVLGTGVIIWFNS from the coding sequence GTGTTTTTTTTGTTTATTTTGATAACTTTCTTTGAGTCTTCGGTCAAGGTCTTACTGGCATTTATAGAAAATGCACCGGCACTAGTTATAGTGATGGCCTTTTTTGTTTGCTGGATAGTTTGCTGGTTGCCAGTAGCAACAGTATCAGCAATATTGCTTAATTGGCAACCCTCTAAACCTTTACAGCCAGAGCAAAAAATGCCGTTATTGGTGTCACTTTACCTATTAGCTCCCCTGATTCTCTGGGGAGTTGTTTGGTTGACCAATAAATCTTTTTCAGATTACGGCTTTATTGCCAATCTTTCAACTCTTAGTTCTTTAGCACTAGGTTTTAGTTTGGGAGTGCTGAGTCTAGCCATTGTATTTAGTGGGCAATTCGGATTGGGTTGGTGTTCTTTTGAGAAGTCGAATTTCAAGTTTCTATTACCCATATTGCTACCGATTTTCTTGATAGCTTTGTTAGTCAGTGGGATAGAAGAGTTAGTTTTTCGCGGTTTCCTGTTCACAGAATTAGCGCAGGATTACCCAGTTTGGGTAGCAGCAGCAATTTCTAGCTTGATTTTTGCCTTGTTACACTTGGTTTGGGAGCAACGCGAAACTGCACCCCAACTTCCTGGATTATGGCTGATGGGAATGGTGCTGGTGTTAGCACGCTTTACCTCTAGCGGTAATTTAGGTTTAGCTTGGGGATTGCATGCGGGATGGGTATGGGCGATCGCTACCATAGATACAGCAGAACTAATTACTTACACAGGTAAAGTCTCTGACTGGTTCACAGGTAAGAACAAAAAACCCCTAGCTGGTTTGGCGGGAATTATTTGTGTATTGGGAACTGGAGTAATTATCTGGTTCAACTCTTAA
- a CDS encoding AbrB family transcriptional regulator, translated as MTETATAPLTGKALLAKVKELSTLPRRERAKQCGYYTVTKNNQVRVNLTDFYDALLSARGIPLSPEAPKDGRGREPTYRVSVHQNGQIVIGATYTKAMGLKAGDEFEIRLGYKHIHLIQLGESDKKLTSQDIDSDESDEDLEDEE; from the coding sequence ATGACTGAAACTGCAACCGCGCCATTAACTGGAAAAGCACTACTTGCTAAAGTAAAAGAACTTTCCACATTACCACGCCGAGAAAGAGCTAAACAGTGCGGCTATTACACTGTTACAAAGAATAATCAAGTTCGTGTCAATCTCACCGATTTTTATGACGCTTTGCTTTCTGCTAGGGGAATTCCTCTAAGTCCAGAAGCACCTAAAGATGGTCGTGGTCGTGAACCGACATATCGGGTTAGTGTCCATCAAAATGGTCAGATTGTAATTGGTGCTACATACACCAAAGCAATGGGCTTGAAGGCTGGAGATGAGTTTGAAATTAGACTGGGATACAAACATATTCACCTGATTCAACTAGGTGAAAGCGATAAAAAACTAACCTCACAAGATATAGATTCTGACGAATCAGACGAAGATTTGGAAGACGAAGAGTAA
- a CDS encoding succinate dehydrogenase/fumarate reductase iron-sulfur subunit, which produces MEVIFKVIRQQQNSSPVVQTYLVEAEPGNTILDCLNHIKWEQDGTLAFRKNCRNTICGSCAMRINGRSALACKENVGSELARLQQIPSSQSKVNAIGEITIAPLGNMPVIKDLVVDMSSFWNNLEAVAPYVSTAARQVPEREFLQTPQERSRLDQTGNCIMCGACYSECNAREVNPDFVGPHALAKAYRMVADSRDSDTENRLASYNEGTKGVWGCTRCLYCDSVCPMEVAPLEQITKVKQEILTQKQASDTRSIRHRKVLIDLVKEGGWIDERQFGLQVVGNYFQDLKGLLSLAPLGLRMILRGKFPLSFEPSEGTEQVRSLIESVQKVEGNRE; this is translated from the coding sequence ATGGAAGTTATTTTTAAGGTCATTCGACAGCAACAAAATTCCTCCCCTGTTGTGCAAACCTACCTTGTGGAGGCCGAACCAGGTAATACAATCTTGGATTGCCTCAATCATATTAAGTGGGAGCAAGATGGAACTTTGGCGTTTCGCAAAAATTGCCGCAATACTATTTGTGGTAGTTGTGCTATGCGAATTAATGGGCGTTCGGCTTTAGCTTGTAAAGAAAATGTTGGGAGCGAACTTGCCAGATTACAACAAATACCATCATCCCAAAGTAAAGTAAATGCTATTGGTGAAATCACGATCGCACCTCTCGGCAATATGCCCGTGATTAAAGATTTGGTTGTAGATATGAGCAGTTTCTGGAATAATTTAGAGGCAGTTGCCCCTTATGTGAGTACGGCAGCACGACAAGTACCAGAAAGAGAGTTTTTGCAAACACCACAAGAGCGATCGCGCCTCGATCAAACTGGTAACTGTATTATGTGCGGAGCTTGTTACTCTGAATGCAACGCTCGTGAAGTTAATCCAGACTTTGTTGGCCCCCATGCCCTTGCCAAAGCTTACCGAATGGTAGCAGACTCCCGTGATAGCGATACTGAAAATCGTTTAGCAAGCTATAACGAAGGTACTAAAGGCGTATGGGGTTGCACCCGTTGTTTGTACTGCGATTCTGTTTGTCCAATGGAAGTTGCACCATTAGAACAAATCACCAAAGTTAAACAAGAAATTCTCACCCAGAAACAAGCCAGTGATACTCGTTCAATTCGTCACCGGAAAGTATTGATAGATTTAGTTAAAGAAGGTGGTTGGATTGATGAACGCCAATTTGGTTTACAAGTAGTTGGTAACTACTTTCAGGATTTAAAAGGATTACTCAGTCTTGCACCCCTCGGTTTGCGGATGATCCTTCGGGGTAAGTTTCCCCTATCATTTGAACCTTCCGAGGGGACAGAACAAGTGCGATCGCTTATTGAATCTGTACAAAAAGTAGAAGGGAATAGGGAATAG
- a CDS encoding TolB family protein has translation MNRVFFIPVFFCLNLLTGCFGYPRILSYPFDPGGRSLNSLASELNPKISGRYIVFITDRRGSQDVYMFDTVTRDLVDLPGLNSFDAIANHPSVSQDGRYIVFAASRQGRSAIFLYDRETRQSRNLTNNLQAEVRNPTISADGSRIAFESSNNGQWDVLVYDRYGQPLNIPQEPR, from the coding sequence ATGAACCGTGTTTTTTTTATACCTGTATTTTTCTGTTTAAATTTATTGACTGGGTGTTTTGGCTACCCTCGCATTTTGAGTTATCCCTTTGATCCGGGGGGTCGGAGTCTCAATAGTTTAGCGTCGGAATTAAACCCCAAAATTTCTGGGAGATACATTGTTTTTATTACTGACCGACGCGGTAGCCAAGATGTTTATATGTTTGATACGGTAACTCGTGATTTGGTTGATTTGCCAGGTTTAAACTCCTTTGATGCGATCGCAAATCATCCTAGCGTTTCACAAGATGGTCGTTATATTGTATTTGCTGCTAGCCGTCAGGGGCGATCGGCTATTTTTCTCTACGACCGAGAAACACGCCAATCGCGGAATTTGACCAACAACCTGCAAGCGGAAGTCCGTAACCCTACAATTAGCGCTGATGGTAGCAGGATTGCTTTTGAGTCTAGTAACAATGGTCAGTGGGATGTTTTAGTATATGACCGTTATGGACAGCCGTTAAATATACCTCAAGAACCGCGTTGA
- a CDS encoding TolB family protein, producing MKKFTPTFWLQRPIHWSLVFGLTSLVVSCGSNDIPIGPTSLNSRYTEEQPALSGNGRFLAFVSNRNGNQQLLVYDLERQVFIGTPGINRQETIAESPSLSYTGRYISYLTSDQGRPVVALYDRATQQSQIVTPTYRGWIRKPNISPDGRYVVFETATRGQWDIEVLDRGPNIELDIPNGATVGSPP from the coding sequence GTGAAAAAATTTACGCCTACATTTTGGCTCCAAAGACCAATTCATTGGAGCCTAGTTTTTGGTTTAACAAGTTTGGTTGTATCTTGTGGTTCTAACGATATACCCATAGGGCCTACTTCTCTTAACAGTCGCTACACCGAGGAGCAACCTGCTTTGAGTGGAAATGGGCGCTTTTTAGCGTTTGTATCAAATCGTAATGGTAATCAGCAGCTACTAGTGTACGATTTGGAGAGGCAAGTGTTTATTGGCACACCAGGCATAAACAGACAAGAGACAATTGCCGAAAGTCCTAGTTTGAGCTACACCGGGCGTTATATTTCTTATCTTACTAGCGATCAAGGTAGACCAGTGGTGGCGCTTTATGATCGCGCTACGCAACAGTCACAAATCGTCACACCAACCTATCGCGGCTGGATCAGAAAACCAAATATCAGCCCAGATGGACGTTATGTTGTCTTTGAAACCGCCACTCGTGGTCAGTGGGATATTGAAGTTCTAGACCGAGGGCCAAATATTGAGTTAGATATTCCCAATGGTGCAACAGTGGGTTCACCTCCGTAG
- a CDS encoding Ycf66 family protein, translated as MINFGLNSASFLAQVNFGANSASILGIFLAVAGAALYFLRTVRPELSRDQDIFFAAVGLLCGFILVFQGWRLDPILQFGQLLLVGTTVFFAVESIRLRSIATQQAKRNTPIVDEDRPVSDRYSYNNRSKYQAEMEADLDPLPYEDEEERPVRARIRGSRDEISTRDDYYQEQPPRRTERRNSSSSEKQAPAPSDRTRRRTSGRPVNRPSESFEEENWDSSSRQVDDWENSGGEVRKPSRRSNNGSQRPESREDDVSPRPRRRRPPTDSTSRRPREDDDAIPTDYVPYNPIEKPNEGPDNLSDFDDDV; from the coding sequence ATGATAAATTTTGGGCTGAACTCAGCCAGTTTTCTGGCTCAGGTAAATTTTGGGGCAAACTCAGCCAGTATTCTAGGAATTTTCCTGGCTGTGGCTGGGGCAGCACTGTATTTTCTCCGCACTGTGCGCCCAGAATTGTCACGGGATCAAGATATCTTTTTTGCAGCAGTCGGCTTGCTTTGCGGCTTCATTCTTGTCTTTCAAGGATGGCGGCTAGACCCTATTTTACAATTTGGTCAACTACTTTTAGTTGGCACAACTGTATTTTTTGCAGTTGAAAGTATTCGTCTGCGGAGTATAGCTACCCAGCAAGCAAAGCGCAACACTCCGATTGTGGACGAAGATCGACCGGTTAGCGATCGCTATTCGTACAATAATCGCAGCAAATATCAGGCTGAGATGGAGGCAGACTTAGATCCATTGCCTTATGAAGACGAGGAAGAACGCCCAGTGCGTGCCCGGATTCGCGGTAGCAGGGATGAGATTTCAACTCGTGATGACTACTATCAGGAACAACCCCCCCGTCGTACAGAACGCCGCAACAGCAGCAGTAGTGAAAAACAGGCTCCGGCTCCATCTGATAGAACGCGTCGGCGGACTTCTGGGCGTCCTGTAAATCGCCCTTCAGAAAGCTTTGAAGAAGAGAACTGGGATTCTTCATCTAGGCAAGTTGATGATTGGGAAAATTCGGGTGGGGAAGTTAGAAAACCTTCTCGCCGTAGTAATAATGGGTCACAGCGTCCCGAAAGTCGTGAAGATGATGTTTCTCCAAGACCGAGAAGGCGTCGTCCGCCCACTGACTCAACTTCTCGAAGACCGCGCGAAGATGATGATGCGATCCCAACTGATTATGTGCCATACAACCCAATTGAAAAACCAAATGAGGGACCAGATAATTTGAGCGATTTTGATGACGATGTTTAA
- the psbX gene encoding photosystem II reaction center X protein, whose amino-acid sequence MTPSLANFLWSLLWGTAIVVIPVTVGLVFISQKDKIQRS is encoded by the coding sequence ATGACGCCTTCTTTAGCAAATTTTCTTTGGAGTCTGCTATGGGGTACAGCAATTGTTGTGATACCCGTTACAGTTGGTCTAGTTTTCATTAGCCAAAAAGATAAAATACAGCGTTCATAA
- a CDS encoding YggT family protein — protein sequence MTGVNLTAWILGPVLGVMTFLFIFRIILTWYPQVDLNRLPFNLIAWPTEPFLIPLRKLVQPIGGVDITPIILVGIFSLLREILLGQQGLLTMLSRVN from the coding sequence ATGACTGGTGTTAACCTGACTGCTTGGATTCTTGGCCCTGTGTTAGGGGTAATGACATTCTTATTTATATTTCGTATCATTCTCACTTGGTATCCGCAAGTGGATTTGAATCGGTTGCCCTTTAATTTAATAGCTTGGCCTACTGAGCCATTTTTAATACCTTTGCGAAAGCTGGTGCAACCTATAGGTGGGGTAGACATTACACCTATTATTTTGGTTGGTATCTTCAGTCTGCTACGAGAAATTCTGCTAGGTCAACAAGGATTGCTGACTATGCTATCTCGTGTGAATTAG
- the accC gene encoding acetyl-CoA carboxylase biotin carboxylase subunit, whose protein sequence is MKFDKILIANRGEIALRILRACEEMGIATVAVHSTVDRNALHVQLADETVCIGEPASGKSYLNIPNIIAAALTRNATAIHPGYGFLAENARFAEICADHHIAFIGPTPEAIRLMGDKSTAKETMQKAGVPTIPGSEGLVESEQEGLGFAKDIGYPVMIKATAGGGGRGMRLVRSEDEFVKLFLAAQGEAGAAFGNSGVYIEKFIERPRHIEFQILADNYGNVIHLGERDCSIQRRNQKLLEEAPSPALDQDLREKMGQAAVKAAQFINYSGAGTIEFLLDRSGKFYFMEMNTRIQVEHPVTEMITGIDLVAEQIRIAQGERLKLTQEQVVLRGHAIECRINAEDPDHDFRPSPGRISSYLPPGGPGVRIDSHVYTDYQIPPYYDSLIGKLIVWAPDRPTAINRMKRALRECAITGLPTTIGFHQKIMETPQFLQGNVYTNFVQEMKG, encoded by the coding sequence ATGAAGTTTGACAAAATATTAATTGCCAATCGGGGAGAAATCGCCCTTCGCATTCTCCGCGCCTGTGAAGAAATGGGAATTGCCACAGTTGCGGTTCACTCCACCGTTGACCGTAATGCTCTGCACGTCCAACTTGCTGATGAAACGGTTTGCATTGGCGAACCTGCTAGCGGTAAAAGTTATTTGAATATTCCCAATATTATTGCTGCTGCACTGACACGAAATGCTACTGCCATTCATCCAGGCTATGGTTTTTTGGCAGAAAATGCCCGGTTTGCGGAAATTTGTGCCGACCATCATATTGCTTTTATCGGCCCAACTCCAGAAGCTATCAGGCTGATGGGGGATAAATCCACTGCTAAAGAAACCATGCAAAAAGCTGGAGTACCGACCATACCAGGTAGTGAGGGATTGGTAGAATCCGAGCAAGAAGGATTAGGATTCGCCAAGGATATCGGCTATCCAGTGATGATCAAAGCTACGGCGGGTGGCGGTGGACGGGGTATGCGCCTAGTTCGTTCGGAAGACGAATTTGTCAAACTTTTCCTCGCAGCTCAAGGCGAAGCAGGAGCAGCTTTTGGAAATTCTGGCGTTTACATAGAAAAATTTATTGAACGTCCCCGCCACATCGAATTTCAAATTTTGGCGGATAACTACGGTAATGTCATCCACTTGGGCGAACGGGATTGCTCAATTCAGCGCCGGAATCAAAAGCTGTTAGAAGAAGCTCCTAGTCCGGCTCTTGACCAAGACCTACGTGAAAAAATGGGACAAGCTGCTGTCAAGGCTGCCCAATTCATTAACTACAGTGGGGCGGGTACTATTGAGTTTCTCTTGGACAGATCCGGTAAATTCTACTTTATGGAAATGAACACCCGGATTCAAGTAGAACATCCTGTAACAGAAATGATTACTGGGATAGACTTAGTTGCCGAACAAATCCGCATTGCTCAAGGTGAAAGACTCAAGCTTACGCAAGAGCAAGTAGTATTACGAGGTCATGCGATCGAATGCCGAATCAATGCTGAAGATCCCGATCATGACTTTCGCCCTTCTCCTGGACGGATCAGTAGCTATCTGCCCCCCGGAGGACCTGGTGTGCGGATTGATTCCCACGTTTACACAGATTACCAAATCCCACCCTACTACGATTCCTTGATCGGCAAGTTAATCGTTTGGGCGCCAGATCGACCCACTGCTATTAACCGGATGAAACGCGCACTGCGGGAATGTGCCATTACTGGACTACCTACCACCATCGGATTTCATCAAAAAATTATGGAAACTCCACAGTTTTTACAGGGTAATGTCTATACAAATTTTGTGCAGGAAATGAAGGGGTAG
- a CDS encoding chorismate lyase, whose translation MTITFTPTNNLTSPPDWHRLTPIWQGGEEIIQQSLPHTQLAPAWQLMLLGDGSPTRHLELLTGEAVEVDVIDMSLIGIDLDAAPELIQAVPEPRLRRQVWLRTASGQRLAYATSWWEASHVDEYLQNRSLPIWASLARLRTELYRDVRGIYYGDSLALESGFGVTGPFWGRHYLFWHHGQPLTLIYEVFSPYLTKYLGSMQLNAVNAEA comes from the coding sequence TTGACTATTACTTTTACGCCAACAAACAATCTAACATCGCCACCAGATTGGCATCGCCTCACTCCGATTTGGCAAGGAGGGGAGGAAATAATTCAACAAAGTTTACCTCACACTCAGCTGGCACCTGCATGGCAGCTAATGCTTTTGGGTGACGGCTCCCCGACACGTCACTTAGAATTGCTCACAGGTGAGGCTGTAGAAGTAGATGTTATTGATATGTCATTGATTGGCATCGACTTGGATGCTGCTCCTGAGTTAATTCAAGCTGTCCCAGAACCGCGATTACGGCGACAAGTATGGCTGCGTACCGCTTCTGGTCAGCGATTAGCCTATGCTACTTCGTGGTGGGAAGCCAGTCATGTCGATGAATATTTACAAAACCGTTCATTACCAATTTGGGCAAGTTTAGCTCGCCTTCGCACAGAATTGTATCGGGATGTTCGAGGAATTTACTACGGTGACTCATTGGCACTAGAGTCTGGTTTTGGTGTAACTGGGCCTTTTTGGGGTCGCCACTACTTGTTTTGGCATCATGGGCAGCCATTGACATTAATTTATGAAGTTTTTTCACCTTATTTGACCAAATATCTAGGGTCAATGCAGTTGAATGCTGTTAATGCTGAAGCATAG